A window of Chitinophaga sp. MM2321 contains these coding sequences:
- a CDS encoding CinA family nicotinamide mononucleotide deamidase-related protein, with the protein MAQVTTSIITIGDELLIGQTIDTNSAWMAQQLNAMGIWVHRRVAIGDVKEDILEALEKEAAVSDIVLITGGLGPTADDITKPVLCEYFHTRLVQHEATLHRVMHLFESRGLPVLQRNVDQALVPESCTVIENTRGTAPGMWFEKDGKIYVSMPGVPHEMQGIMETYVLPQLAAHFSTPAVIHQTLLTAGMGESFIAERLVGFEAKLPSHIKLAYLPSYSLLKLRLTAFGDDKLATAAELSILFHELKELLADIVVADQDMPIAQVIGQLLLERGKTVGTAESCTGGQIASWITAIPGSSAYFKGSAITYANEMKVKLLGVKPATLEAEGAVSEAIVKEMHAGALELLETDYAIAVSGIMGPDGGTAEKPVGTVWIAVGDATNVVTVKHQLRYDRERNIQMTAVYAMNALRKLILQ; encoded by the coding sequence GTGGCCCAAGTAACAACCAGTATCATCACTATTGGTGATGAATTGCTGATAGGACAAACAATAGATACCAACTCTGCCTGGATGGCCCAGCAACTCAATGCGATGGGGATCTGGGTACACCGGCGTGTAGCCATTGGCGATGTAAAGGAAGATATACTGGAAGCACTTGAAAAAGAAGCAGCTGTTTCTGATATTGTGCTGATAACCGGTGGATTAGGGCCTACGGCCGATGATATTACCAAGCCAGTATTATGCGAATATTTTCATACCCGGCTGGTACAGCATGAAGCTACGCTGCACCGGGTAATGCATCTTTTTGAAAGCCGCGGCTTGCCGGTACTGCAACGTAATGTAGATCAGGCGCTGGTGCCGGAAAGCTGCACAGTGATCGAGAACACACGAGGCACCGCACCGGGCATGTGGTTTGAAAAAGATGGGAAGATCTATGTTTCCATGCCGGGCGTACCGCATGAAATGCAGGGGATTATGGAAACTTATGTACTGCCGCAACTGGCAGCGCATTTTAGTACACCGGCTGTGATACATCAAACCCTGCTGACTGCGGGTATGGGAGAGTCGTTTATTGCAGAAAGACTGGTTGGCTTTGAAGCTAAGCTACCATCACATATCAAACTGGCTTACCTGCCCAGTTATAGCCTGCTGAAACTCCGGCTCACCGCTTTCGGGGACGATAAACTCGCCACGGCGGCGGAACTAAGCATCCTTTTCCATGAGTTGAAGGAGCTGCTGGCGGACATCGTAGTGGCCGATCAGGATATGCCCATCGCACAGGTGATCGGGCAACTGCTGTTGGAAAGAGGTAAAACAGTGGGTACGGCGGAAAGCTGCACAGGTGGACAGATAGCCAGCTGGATTACGGCTATCCCGGGAAGTTCTGCCTATTTCAAAGGCAGCGCCATTACTTATGCTAATGAAATGAAAGTGAAGTTGTTGGGCGTAAAGCCAGCTACACTGGAAGCAGAGGGGGCGGTGAGCGAAGCCATCGTAAAAGAAATGCATGCCGGGGCGCTTGAACTGCTGGAAACAGATTATGCCATTGCCGTATCAGGCATTATGGGACCAGACGGAGGCACCGCAGAGAAACCCGTAGGCACGGTATGGATTGCAGTGGGAGATGCCACCAATGTGGTAACTGTAAAACATCAGTTACGGTACGACCGGGAAAGGAATATACAGATGACGGCTGTTTATGCGATGAATGCTTTGCGTAAACTGATCCTGCAATAG
- a CDS encoding dihydrolipoamide acetyltransferase family protein, whose product MAIVELVMPKMGESIMEATILRWHKKTGDHVNLDETVLEIATDKVDTEVPSIAEGEITEVLFAENDVVPVGAVIARISTNADAAADTEPIPVAPVASEPKFTAAAAPVTANVQEVRLTGGGPRFYSPLVLTIAQQEGISFADLEKIPGSGNDGRVTKRDILQYVADRREGKIIPDVTPEQVSGPAASRAQMVTTTVSSPTYNGNVEIIEMDRMRKLIANHMVMSKQTSPHVTSFAEADVTNMVKWRDRVKGDFEKSEGEKLTFTPLFVEAIVRCIKRFPLINCSLDGDKIIIKKDINIGMATALPSGNLIVPVIKNADVLNLVGLTRQVNSLANAARQNKLKPEDTQSGTFTLTNVGTFGSLMGTPIINQPQVAILAVGVIKKRPVVIETELGDTIGIRHMMYLSMSYDHRIVDGSLGSTFLSAVAKELEAFDPKRNV is encoded by the coding sequence ATGGCTATTGTAGAATTGGTAATGCCTAAAATGGGGGAGAGCATCATGGAAGCTACCATTTTGCGTTGGCATAAAAAGACCGGCGATCACGTAAACCTTGATGAAACGGTGCTGGAAATTGCTACCGACAAAGTGGATACCGAGGTGCCTTCTATCGCGGAAGGAGAGATCACAGAAGTGCTCTTTGCTGAAAATGATGTGGTACCCGTAGGCGCGGTGATAGCCCGCATTAGTACCAATGCCGATGCTGCGGCTGATACAGAACCTATACCTGTAGCGCCCGTTGCCTCTGAACCAAAATTTACTGCCGCCGCTGCACCTGTCACTGCAAATGTGCAGGAAGTCAGACTTACCGGTGGAGGCCCGAGATTTTATTCACCCCTGGTGCTGACCATTGCACAACAGGAAGGGATCAGCTTTGCTGACCTGGAAAAGATCCCTGGCTCCGGAAACGATGGCCGTGTTACCAAAAGAGATATTTTACAGTATGTTGCCGACCGAAGGGAAGGCAAGATCATACCGGATGTTACACCTGAACAGGTGTCTGGTCCGGCTGCTTCCCGTGCACAGATGGTGACCACTACGGTATCATCGCCTACTTACAACGGTAATGTAGAGATCATAGAAATGGATCGCATGCGTAAGCTGATTGCCAATCATATGGTGATGAGCAAACAAACCAGCCCGCATGTTACCAGCTTTGCGGAAGCGGATGTGACCAATATGGTTAAATGGCGCGACCGTGTAAAAGGGGATTTCGAAAAAAGCGAGGGTGAAAAGCTCACTTTTACGCCCCTGTTTGTAGAAGCTATTGTGCGCTGTATCAAGCGTTTCCCATTAATCAACTGTTCCCTGGATGGTGATAAGATTATTATCAAGAAAGATATTAATATAGGGATGGCCACCGCCTTACCTTCCGGTAACCTGATTGTGCCGGTGATTAAAAATGCAGATGTGCTCAACCTGGTAGGATTAACCAGGCAGGTAAATTCCCTGGCCAATGCTGCCCGTCAGAATAAACTGAAACCGGAAGATACCCAGAGCGGTACCTTCACCTTAACCAATGTAGGTACTTTTGGCAGCCTGATGGGGACGCCGATCATCAACCAGCCCCAGGTTGCTATTCTGGCTGTTGGTGTCATTAAAAAGCGTCCGGTGGTGATAGAAACAGAACTGGGGGATACAATCGGGATCAGGCATATGATGTACCTGTCCATGTCTTATGACCACCGCATTGTGGATGGTTCTTTGGGTTCTACTTTCCTGAGCGCAGTAGCGAAGGAACTGGAAGCGTTTGACCCGAAAAGGAATGTATAA
- a CDS encoding RNA-binding protein, whose translation MNIYVANLHYRLNDEDLHQIFSDFGEVTSAKVIKDHETGRSRGFGFVEMPNQEEGAKAMDSLNGSEIEGKQLMVNEARPKQPNNNFKGGGGNNRGGGGYGSRDRRY comes from the coding sequence ATGAACATTTACGTAGCCAACCTGCACTACAGGTTGAACGATGAGGATCTCCATCAGATTTTCAGCGATTTTGGAGAGGTTACCTCCGCTAAGGTTATCAAGGACCATGAAACCGGCCGCTCACGTGGTTTTGGTTTTGTGGAGATGCCTAACCAGGAAGAAGGAGCAAAGGCTATGGATAGTTTGAATGGCAGCGAAATCGAAGGCAAGCAATTGATGGTAAACGAAGCAAGACCTAAACAACCGAATAATAATTTCAAAGGTGGTGGTGGTAATAACCGTGGCGGCGGAGGATATGGTTCCCGCGACCGTCGTTATTAA